Proteins co-encoded in one Hyperolius riggenbachi isolate aHypRig1 unplaced genomic scaffold, aHypRig1.pri scaffold_165, whole genome shotgun sequence genomic window:
- the LOC137543685 gene encoding up-regulator of cell proliferation-like yields METTSESEFFFHELLEKIQMKHHLTSKLTLRDILSIGLEDLKDRQPITSEDLLWNCLRKLMALNRTARDGLVLEEHYGTDDDNNNNDSLFSTSSIEDEDNSSSSIHPLDVLCALLHCSDSFLQQEIITKMSMCQFAVPLLLPAGDSPQCTFMLWAMKDIVKKWRPQTLADSKGFSEDNVENISMPIFSFVRMGENKLSKSTTLNQILNPAQVHNDFFIHNSMKGGNITRKISDGLVEMSWYFPSGKSDVFPEPIAVTNLRGDLLSHLNQFTFLTQVSSAVFVFIEDISEREFTFLSNLTVKGTQYYIILTPGPTKKVSTETLKHLNDLSPVLQLKKSNVIIRSGGANEASLVGKLQSHIVSSLKIDTKRMKIRELDSKTNELNIHIDEQGHDCRKAKEHACNITKEIINVAEYKQKSMVLQGDLWKRLSEIEKEFCRMTKQEGKNAQQYLDELKKKHKLLHEEQNKYNLPSGIKLFIDAITHFTKTEKQFFLKWMKIELDSIARNNLSKLHADYKEKCSNKSLKVDELKRIDQKISDSSLGIEHFLREIGQFYEAECSMIKEKALSENTARFTRLPGLAADLMLDGFPLELMDGDASNIPIEWIKAILTQLNIKTGNKCRLRVITVLGVQSTGKSTLLNTMFGLQFPVASGRCTRGAFMTLLKVEENFQEEMGCDFIMVIDTEGLKAPELASLEGSYEHDNELATLVVGLSDVTIVNMAMENATEMKDILQIVVHAFLRMKEVGKRPNCQFVHQNVSDVSAHDKNMRDRNKLLEQLNEITKIAAAMEKKDEIKKFCDVMDYNLEKDNWYIPGLWLGVPPMAPVNSGYSEQVHELKKYLLEFMKSKSLQVQGAFTIPDFIKWMDCLWAAVKHEKFIFSFRNSLMAEAYNKLSVAYSQWEWEFRKAVHNWLVRTETNIKNQTAENMNEEQLCCEYRKKLCALLTEEQDNILDSLDKYFKTKTENVHLVERYKQDFVLNAESLRKELERDAISKCDEAVSIQKGKFKVLEMQNSSQTLIEEKITDLLKRCRERNEKLSDEELEKEFEEMWMKTLTNLRMEKLQRRIVSNLMHQELIKNMSFKGSDVNKTLVESIKADTQFSSGVEENFGRWIINKLKKFRSAFSNNNNESCEKMKTFSVSLTRKCDTYVREKVRTGEDYHDNYCMELLRMIDAEIAKQTPNLNFPSQFELDIKHYILVQASRKFQEMHDDFIFKNDSKLQLDRLKPGYLQTFISSFQKKDMCQSKAKLFCEQCLKPAMIDYVFKHLGDKIVDDIKESPDNKRFSGRTNFQSFLLRELIEELSFPKYVEFIGSYEAFTRSWIQNYIEKKYEDLQSLEPLVKSILSTINNRVLAILRDDTCLTATSVSDFLKRVCEKLKNELVIPFDKMNVVSFQNKAAADQFSSYVQLFLKEQTQLQILSKLKSMNIKSILCKVKVDPRDELFRQVVGCGKVCPFCKVPCEGGGSQHKDHFATLHRPDGLGSYRWTRDETLSIDICSTSVITDATFSNSKTGFRPHSFKEYRKKYPNWDIKPDPTLESSDYWKYIFVKFNKDFADEYEAKPATLPNGWKSITKAQALQSLKASFNET; encoded by the coding sequence aatcagaatttttttttcacgaACTTCTGGAAAAAATACAAATGAAGCATCACCTGACTTCAAAATTGACCTTGAGGGATATCTTGAGCATCGGCTTAGAAGATCTTAAAGACAGGCAACCTATAACTTCAGAAGATCTTCTCTGGAATTGCTTAAGAAAACTGATGGCTTTAAACAGAACTGCAAGAGATGGTTTGGTCCTGGAAGAGCATTATGGaactgatgatgataataataataatgattctcTGTTTAGCACTTCGTCCATTGAAGATGAAGACAATTCTTCTAGTTCCATCCACCCCCTGGATGTCCTGTGTGCCCTCCTGCACTGTTCAGACAGTTTTCTGCAACAAGAGATTATAACTAAAATGTCCATGTGTCAGTTTGCTGTCCCTCTGCTGCTCCCTGCTGGTGATAGTCCGCAGTGCACCTTCATGCTTTGGGCAATGAAAGACATAGTAAAGAAGTGGAGGCCTCAAACATTAGCTGACAGTAAAGGATTTAGTGAAGATAATGTGGAGAATATTTCTATGCCAATCTTCTCTTTTGTCAGGATGGGGGAAAACAAATTATCCAAGTCTACAACTCTGAATCAAATTCTTAATCCGGCTCAAGTGCATAACGACTTCTTCATACACAACAGCATGAAGGGCGGAAACATTACCAGGAAAATATCTGATGGACTTGTGGAAATGTCCTGGTATTTTCCCTCTGGTAAGTCTGATGTGTTTCCAGAGCCCATTGCAGTTACCAACCTACGTGGAGATCTGTTGTCACATTTGAACCAGTTCACGTTCTTGACTCAAGTCTCATcagctgtttttgtttttattgaggatattTCAGAGCGGGAATTCACATTCTTATCAAACCTTACTGTAAAAGGCACTCAATATTATATCATTCTTACTCCAGGTCCAACAAAAAAAGTAAGTACAGAGACTCTGAAGCACCTGAATGACTTATCTCCagtgttacaattaaaaaaatcaaaTGTGATAATACGTTCAGGTGGAGCAAATGAAGCCTCTTTGGTGGGTAAACTACAAAGCCATATTGTAAGTTCCTTAAAAATAGACACAAAAAGAATGAAGATCAGAGAACTTGATAGTAAAACCAATGAACTGAACATTCATATAGATGAACAAGGTCATGACTGTCGGAAAGCCAAAGAACATGCTTGCAACATTACAAAAGAAATAATAAATGTAGCCGAGTACAAACAGAAGTCCATGGTGTTACAGGGTGATCTATGGAAACGGCTCTCTGAAATAGAAAAGGAATTTTGCAGAATGACAAAACAGGAAGGTAAAAATGCCCAGCAATATCTAGATGAACTGAAAAAGAAACATAAATTACTGCATGAAGAACAAAATAAGTACAATCTTCCTAGTGGTATCAAACTCTTTATTGATGCCATCACCCATTTTACTAAGACAGAGAAACAATTTTTCCTGAAATGGATGAAGATTGAACTTGATTCAATTGCTAGAAATAATCTTTCTAAATTGCATGCTGACTACAAAGAAAAATGTAGTAATAAGTCACTTAAAGTTGATGAACTCAAGCGGATAGACCAAAAAATATCAGACAGTTCTTTAGGAATTGAACATTTCTTACGGGAGATAGGGCAGTTCTATGAGGCCGAATGTTCCATGATTAAGGAAAAAGCATTATCTGAAAATACAGCAAGATTTACACGATTACCTGGGTTAGCTGCTGATCTCATGCTGGATGGATTTCCATTGGAACTTATGGATGGAGATGCTTCCAACATCCCTATAGAGTGGATAAAAGCCATTCTGACTCAGCTGAACATCAAAACAGGAAATAAATGTAGATTACGAGTGATAACTGTACTGGGAGTACAGAGTACTGGAAAATCCACCCTTCTGAACACCATGTTTGGTCTGCAATTCCCGGTGGCCAGTGGAAGATGCACAAGAGGTGCATTCATGACACTTCTTAAAGTGGAAGAAAACTTTCAGGAGGAGATGGGTTGTGACTTCATCATGGTGATTGACACTGAGGGATTAAAAGCTCCAGAACTGGCATCTTTAGAAGGCAGCTATGAACATGACAATGAACTGGCCACATTAGTAGTCGGGTTAAGCGATGTCACTATAGTCAATATGGCCATGGAAAACGCAACAGAAATGAAAGATATTCTACAGATAGTGGTCCATGCATTTCTTAGAATGAAAGAAGTAGGAAAGAGACCCAACTGCCAGTTTGTTCACCAAAATGTGAGTGATGTATCTGCACATGACAAAAACATGAGGGACCGAAATAAACTCCTGGAGCAGTTAAATGAAATCACAAAAATAGCTGCAGCAATGGAAAAGAAAGATGAGATAAAAAAATTCTGTGATGTCATGGACTATAACCTAGAAAAAGACAACTGGTACATCCCTGGCCTCTGGCTTGGGGTTCCACCAATGGCTCCAGTGAATTCTGGATACAGTGAACAAGTGCATGAACTGAAAAAGTATTTATTAGAATTCATGAAAAGCAAGTCACTGCAAGTGCAAGGGGCCTTTACCATTCCTGACTTCATAAAATGGATGGACTGCTTATGGGCTGCAGTAAAACACGAGAAGTTCATCTTCAGCTTTAGGAACAGTTTAATGGCAGAAGCGTATAATAAGCTGTCTGTGGCCTACTCACAATGGGAATGGGAGTTTCGAAAAGCAGTCCACAACTGGCTGGTAAGGACAGAGACTAATATTAAAAATCAGACGGCAGAAAATATGAATGAAGAACAGCTGTGTTGTGAATATAGAAAAAAGCTCTGTGCTTTACTAACTGAAGAACAAGATAACATATTAGACTCTTTAgataaatattttaaaactaaaacTGAAAATGTTCATCTTGTAGAGCGATACAAGCAGGATtttgttttgaatgcagaatCTCTAAGGAAAGAATTAGAACGAGATGCCATTAGCAAATGTGATGAGGCTGTTTCCATTCAAAAAGGGAAGTTCAAGGTTCTGGAAATGCAGAATAGTTCACAGACTTTGATTGAGGAAAAAATCACTGATCTCCTGAAGAGATGCAGAGAAAGGAATGAGAAGTTAAGTGATGAAGAACTAGAGAAGGAATTTGAAGAGATGTGGATGAAAACACTGACAAATCTACGTATGGAGAAATTACAAAGACGTATTGTCAGTAACCTCATGCATCAGGAACTAATCAAGAACATGAGTTTTAAGGGATCTGATGTAAATAAAACCTTAGTGGAAAGCATCAAAGCAGACACACAATTTAGTTCAGGAGTAGAGGAGAATTTTGGAAGGTGGATAATTAACAAACTTAAGAAATTTAGATCTGCATTCAGTAATAACAACAATGAGTCTTGCGAGAAAATGAAAACCTTTTCAGTTTCTTTAACAAGGAAGTGTGACACCTATGTCAGAGAGAAAGTGAGGACCGGAGAGGATTACCATGACAACTATTGTATGGAATTACTTCGTATGATTGATGCTGAGATTGCTAAACAGACACCAAATCTTAATTTCCCTTCTCAGTTTGAATTGGATATCAAGCATTACATTCTTGTACAGGCCTCTCGGAAGTTTCAGGAAATGCATGATGATTTTATTTTTAAGAATGACTCAAAACTTCAGCTGGATAGATTAAAGCCTGGATATTTACAAACCTTTATCAGCTCATTTCAGAAGAAAGATATGTGCCAGTCTAAAGCAAAACTATTTTGTGAGCAATGTCTAAAGCCAGCTATGATAGATTATGTATTTAAACATCTTGGGGACAAAATAGTGGATGACATAAAAGAAAGCCCGGACAATAAGAGATTCAGTGGTAGAACCAATTTTCAAAGCTTTCTGTTAAGGGAACTAATTGAAGAACTTTCATTCCCAAAATATGTAGAATTCATAGGATCATATGAGGCATTTACACGATCTTGGATTCAAAACTACATTGAAAAGAAGTATGAAGACCTACAGAGCCTAGAGCCATTGGTAAAAAGCATCCTCTCCACAATAAACAACCGGGTTTTAGCTATTCTTAGAGATGATACATGCCTTACAGCTACATCTGTCTCTGACTTTCTGAAACGTGTGTGTGAGAAGCTGAAGAATGAGCTAGTGATTCCATTTGATAAGATGAATGTGGTGTCTTTTCAGAACAAAGCCGCAGCAGATCAATTTTCTTCTTATGTCCAGCTCTTCCTCAAGGAACAAACTCAATTACAAATTTTATctaagctaaaatctatgaatataaagtctatactttgcaagGTGAAGGTGGATCCTCGGGATGAATTGTTTAGGCAGGTGGTTGGTTGTGGGAAGGTGTGTCCTTTCTGCAAAGTCCCCTGTGAAGGTGGAGGTTCTCAGCACAAAGATCATTTTGCTACTCTCCATAGACCTGATGGACTGGGAAGCTACAGATGGACTAGAGATGAAACCTTATCTATTGACATATGCAGCACATCTGTCATAACTGATGCAACATTTTCAAACTCAAAGACAGGATTCAGGCCTCACTCATTTAAAGAGTACCGTAAAAAGTATCCAAACTGGGACATTAAACCAGATCCTACCCTTGAGTCCTCAGATTACTGGAAATACATTTTTGTGAAGTTTAATAAGGATTTTGCTGATGAATATGAAGCAAAACCAGCAACACTACCAaatgggtggaaatctataacaAAAGCACAAGCTCTGCAGAGCCTAAAAGCATCCTTTAATGAGACCTAG